A stretch of Castanea sativa cultivar Marrone di Chiusa Pesio chromosome 2, ASM4071231v1 DNA encodes these proteins:
- the LOC142624111 gene encoding diacylglycerol O-acyltransferase 3-1 — MEVSGVTFRRVPCLSGAVSETHFENSMPCRATMRVRPRKFSMVMNSGFCDNRNTQYYYEGTGLRCVGLEKKKEKKKKKEKNGSDELTPKKKLKLLESLTRDLSKFSDIGFGLDSDNDLLHQVQGKVLSDAADVLMKQLQHLRAEEEELKRKRKEGKAKHKATQMNRMVDCESSSSESSESSDSECEDVIDMSSLRREPLAQTAEPVVDVHPLSQKTATTLTLPSTLTQEGNTTEANGLGDHRLDINGVECCTSTSFSSSSAVSHNESSSSVTVPSSAKRIEVCMGKKCGKSGGPALLEEFERVVGVEGAVAGCKCLGKCKDGPNVRVLNSVDGSHAEGVDVSVRTPTDPLFIGVGLDDVGVIVANFLGDEQKDLGLAAAV, encoded by the exons ATGGAAGTTTCCGGCGTGACTTTCCGGCGGGTTCCTTGTCTTTCCGGCGCTGTGAGCGAGACCCACTTTGAAAATTCCATGCCATGTAGAGCTACTATGAGAGTGAGACCCAGAAAGTTTTCTATGGTTATGAATTCTGGGTTTTGTGATAACCGGAATACACAGTACTATTATGAGGGTACAGGTCTCAGGTGTGTTGGActtgagaagaagaaggagaagaagaagaagaaggagaagaatgGTTCGGATGAACTTACACCAAAGAAGAAGTTGAAATTGCTAGAGTCTCTCACAAGGGACTTGTCCAAGTTTTCTGATATTGGGTTTGGCTTAGATTCTGACAACGATTTGCTCCATCAAGTTCAAGGGAAGGTGCTCTCg GATGCAGCAGACGTATTGATGAAACAACTGCAACATCTTAGAGCGGAGGAGGAGGAATTGaagaggaaaaggaaagaagggAAGGCCAAGCATAAAGCCACACAAATGAATAGGATGGTTGATTGTGAATCATCTTCATCTGAATCTTCTGAATCGAGTGACAGTGAATGCGAAGATGTGATTGACATGAGCAGCCTGAGAAGAGAACCCCTTGCACAAACAGCAGAACCAGTAGTAGATGTGCATCCACTTTCTCAAAAAACAGCAACTACATTGACCCTTCCTAGCACGCTGACCCAAGAAGGGAACACAACTGAGGCAAATGGTTTGGGAGATCACAGATTAGATATTAATGGAGTAGAATGCTGCACTAGTACTAGTTTCAGCAGTAGTAGTGCTGTTAGCCATAATGAAAGTAGTAGCTCAGTAACAGTACCATCATCAGCAAAGAGGATTGAGGTTTGCATGGGTAAAAAGTGTGGAAAATCAGGAGGTCCTGCATTGTTGGAAGAATTTGAACGGGTAGTCGGAGTTGAGGGTGCTGTTGCTGGGTGTAAATGCTTGGGCAAGTGCAAAGATGGTCCTAATGTGAGGGTTTTGAACAGTGTTGATGGCAGTCATGCTGAGGGAGTAGATGTTTCTGTTAGGACTCCGACAGATCCCTTGTTCATTGGTGTGGGATTGGACGATGTGGGTGTTATTGTGGCTAATTTCTTAGGGGATGAGCAGAAAGACTTGGGTTTGGCAGCAGCAGTTTAG
- the LOC142623388 gene encoding INCREASED PETAL GROWTH ANISOTROPY 1-like protein 2, whose translation MKQGTPPPASTTTTRKRNECNMSQSTIPSRLRASPKAKPKDSPIPKPTPPSSARRPLLLTKPKSIDHSSQKGTQVVDFNKAMTRTSTGNRHVVEQFARPRQLRSSNPRNEDDPDGKNKDLIENLQSEVLALKAELDKAQSLNLDLLSQNKKLTEDLAAAHAKIAALSCRDQRESLGEYQSPKFRDIQKLIASKLEHSIVKKEPINEVSTIQKPPPPPPLAIRPIPKVTDLERKARPCTSLPPPPPPPPPPPPQPSAGVATTQKAPALVEFYHSLKRQEGKKRDSPGSGNHHKPAATSAHSSIVGEIQNRSAHLLAIKADIETKGDLINGLIQKVLAAAYTNIEDVLKFVDWLDTELSSLADERAVLKHFKWPERKADAMREAAIEYRDLKLLESEISSYQDDTNIPCGAALKKMASLLDKAEQRIQRLIKLRNSVMQSYKEYKIPTEWMLDSGIVSKIKQASMNLAKMYMKRVTLELESIRNSDRECGQESLVLQGVQFAYRAHQFAGGLDSETLCAFEEIRQQVPQYLDGSRELLAAIPS comes from the exons ATGAAGCAAGGTACACCACCACCAGCATCCACTacaacaacaagaaaaagaaatgaatgcAACATGTCACAGTCCACAATCCCATCTCGCTTAAGAGCTTCTCCTAAAGCTAAACCCAAGGACTCTCCAATTCCAAAGCCTACACCACCATCATCAGCCAGGAGGCCTCTTCTTCTGACCAAGCCTAAATCCATTGATCACTCTTCTCAAAAGGGTACCCAAGTTGTGGACTTTAACAAAGCTATGACTCGCACCAGCACTGGAAACCGCCATGTTGTTGAGCAATTCGCTCGGCCGCGTCAGCTACGGTCTTCAAATCCCAGAAACGAAGATGACCCAGATGGGAAAAACAAGGACTTGATTGAGAATTTGCAGTCTGAGGTATTGGCCTTGAAGGCAGAGTTGGATAAGGCTCAGAGTTTGAACTTGGACTTGCTTTCACAGAACAAGAAGCTCACTGAGGATCTTGCTGCTGCTCATGCAAAGATAGCAGCTCTTAGCTGTCGTGATCAG aGGGAGTCACTTGGGGAGTACCAGAGCCCTAAATTTAGAGACATTCAGAAACTAATTGCCAGCAAATTGGAACACTCAATTGTGAAAAAGGAGCCAATCAATGAGGTGAGTACCATTCAAaaaccaccacctccaccaccactaGCAATACGTCCAATTCCCAAAGTCACCGATTTAGAAAGAAAGGCTCGGCCTTGTACATCCttgccaccacctccaccaccaccaccaccacccccacCTCAGCCCTCAGCTGGTGTGGCTACTACTCAAAAGGCTCCAGCACTTGTAGAATTTTACCACTCATTAAAAAGGCAAGAGGGGAAGAAGAGAGACTCTCCAGGATCAGGGAATCATCATAAACCAGCAGCTACTAGCGCACATAGTAGCATAgttggagaaattcaaaaccgtTCAGCACATCTGTTAGCT ATTAAAGCAGATATTGAAACTAAAGGAGATTTGATCAATGGCCTTATCCAGAAGGTGCTAGCAGCAGCTTATACAAATATTGAAGATGTCCTAAAATTCGTAGATTGGCTTGACACAGAACTCTCATCATTG GCTGATGAGCGGGCTGTGTTAAAGCATTTCAAGTGGCCAGAGAGGAAAGCTGATGCCATGCGAGAAGCAGCAATTGAATATCGTGACCTTAAACTGTTGGAAAGTGAGATCTCTTCCTATCAAGATGACACTAACATTCCCTGCGGGGCTGCCTTAAAGAAGATGGCCAGCTTACTAGACAA GGCGGAGCAGAGAATACAAAGGCTGATCAAGCTGCGAAATTCAGTTATGCAGTCTTATAAGGAGTACAAAATTCCTACTGAGTGGATGCTTGATTCAGGAATTGTGAGCAAG ATAAAGCAGGCTTCTATGAATCTGGCTAAGATGTACATGAAAAGAGTGACATTGGAGCTTGAGTCCATTCGAAATTCGGATAGAGAATGTGGTCAAGAATCTCTTGTGCTTCAGGGTGTGCAGTTTGCATATAGAGCTCACCAG TTTGCTGGAGGTCTCGATTCCGAAACATTGTGCGCTTTTGAAGAGATAAGGCAGCAAGTTCCACAATACTTAGACGGGTCTCGAGAATTGTTGGCTGCCATACCATCATAA